In one Nicotiana sylvestris chromosome 8, ASM39365v2, whole genome shotgun sequence genomic region, the following are encoded:
- the LOC138876269 gene encoding protein trichome birefringence-like 11, which produces MTQFKIFKKFKCLKLFEPSPGVLGCFFFTVCLFLCLFLLDYRKVSKGPHLYQQTSLFATWIGLNGSSVPYNKTEKLDFLENGAESCDLFYGNWVWDKIYPLYKSKDYKFLDEGFRCSENDRPDYFYTKWHWQPKDCKDSSRRHIIQLVCS; this is translated from the coding sequence ATGACccaatttaaaattttcaagaaattcaaaTGCTTAAAGCTTTTTGAGCCATCACCAGGTGTACTTGGCTGTTTTTTCTTCACTGTTTGCTTATTCTTGTGTCTGTTTTTGCTGGATTACAGAAAAGTAAGCAAAGGGCCTCATTTGTATCAGCAAACATCCTTGTTTGCTACGTGGATTGGGCTCAATGGATCGTCTGTTCCATATAACAAGACTGAAAAGTTGGATTTTTTGGAAAATGGAGCAGAAAGTTGTGATCTTTTTTATGGGAATTGGGTTTGGGATAAAATTTATCCACTGTATAAATCAAAGGATTATAAGTTCTTGGATGAAGGCTTTCGTTGTTCTGAGAATGATAGACCTGATTATTTTTATACTAAATGGCATTGGCAACCTAAAGATTGCAAAGACAGCAGCCGCCGACATATAATCCAGttggtttgttcttga
- the LOC104248852 gene encoding scarecrow-like protein 6, which produces MLVTTSHSPSASASSSSCSYGGNMGEKSDLGFGDLDNLLPELAGSDQTLFRCISGDMEDPSISLKQLLQGGNENADLSCGVSVQSSGFEVSAAGSLAHTDNVSFSNSNLLLNANIEKIGSVINSDNKQNVNFEHLNVNLLARNLPPALSFQEQQSEQNSAYVNMLGSLSYDVTQEQPPPKRHNSGTLGSSLSALLPEVPFFDSSGELLLRKQPLGQTRQQVNFLPFHQFQQKPLIVPKLEAAVGGANGNLMVPCHQQQEQQFIYDQIFQASELLLAGQFSNAQMILARLNQQLSPLGKPFKRSAFYFKEALLLPFLLPCTSTSFPPRIPTPFDCVLKMDAYKAFSEISPLIQFMNFTSNQPILEALGDAKEIHIIDFDIGCGAQWSSFMQELRSSNRKATSLKITAFVSPSTHHSVEIGIMHESLTLFANDVGIRFELEVINLDSFDPKTYPLSSLRSSECEAIAINFPIWSISSCLFAFPSLLHCMKQLSPKVVVSLERGCERTELPLKHHLLHALQYYEILLASIDAANLTPEIGKKIERSLLQPSIENTVLGRLRSPDRMPPWRNLFASAGFSPIEFSNMAEIQAECVVKRTQVGGFHVEKRQMSLVLCWKQQELLSILAWRC; this is translated from the coding sequence ATGTTGGTTACGACAAGTCACAGTCCTTCAGCTTCAGCTTCATCTTCCTCATGCTCTTATGGTGGAAATATGGGAGAAAAATCTGATCTTGGATTTGGGGATTTGGATAATTTGTTGCCTGAACTTGCCGGCTCCGACCAGACCCTTTTCCGGTGTATCTCCGGCGATATGGAGGACCCATCAATCAGCTTAAAACAATTACTACAAGGAGGAAATGAAAATGCTGATTTGAGTTGTGGAGTTTCTGTTCAAAGCTCTGGTTTTGAGGTCTCAGCTGCAGGTTCTTTAGCTCATACAGATAATGTCTCTTTTTCTAATTCAAATCTCCTTCTAAATGCTAACATTGAGAAAATTGGATCTGTCATAAACTCAGACAACAAGCAAAATGTTAACTTTGAACACCTCAATGTCAATCTTTTGGCAAGAAATTTACCTCCTGCTTTGAGCTTTCAAGAACAACAATCAGAACAGAATTCTGCTTATGTTAATATGTTAGGCTCATTATCTTATGATGTAACTCAAGAACAGCCCCCGCCCAAGCGCCACAATTCCGGTACGCTTGGTTCAAGCTTAAGCGCACTATTGCCTGAGGTTCCATTTTTTGACTCCAGTGGTGAGTTATTGCTGAGGAAACAACCATTGGGACAAACGCGGCAGCAAGTCAATTTTCTGCCTTTTCACCAGTTTCAGCAAAAACCATTAATTGTACCTAAGCTTGAGGCAGCTGTTGGTGGTGCTAATGGTAATTTGATGGTGCCTTGTCATCAACAGCAGGAACAACAGTTTATTTATGACCAGATTTTTCAGGCCTCTGAATTATTACTGGCCGGACAATTCTCAAACGCGCAAATGATATTGGCGCGGCTCAATCAACAGCTCTCTCCCCTTGGCAAACCCTTCAAGAGGTCTGCTTTTTACTTCAAAGAGGCTCTGCTATTGCCTTTCCTTTTGCCTTGTACATCCACATCTTTTCCACCAAGAATTCCCACGCCATTTGATTGTGTGCTTAAGATGGATGCTTATAAGGCCTTTTCTGAAATATCTCCACTTATTCAGTTCATGAATTTCACCTCCAATCAACCTATTCTTGAAGCTCTTGGGGATGCCAAGGAAATTCACATAATAGATTTTGACATTGGCTGTGGTGCTCAATGGTCCTCATTTATGCAAGAACTCCGGAGCAGCAATAGAAAGGCAACTTCTCTAAAGATTACTGCCTTTGTATCTCCTTCAACCCACCACTCCGTTGAGATTGGCATCATGCACGAGAGTTTAACGCTGTTTGCTAATGATGTGGGAATCAGATTTGAGCTGGAAGTTATTAACTTGGATTCCTTTGACCCTAAGACTTATCCCTTATCCTCCTTGAGGTCATCTGAGTGTGAGGCTATTGCTATTAATTTCCCCATCTGGTCTATTTCAAGTTGTCTATTTGCATTTCCTTCACTTCTTCACTGTATGAAGCAGCTTTCACCAAAAGTTGTTGTATCATTGGAACGTGGATGTGAACGTACTGAACTCCCCTTAAAGCATCACCTCCTCCACGCCCTCCAATATTATGAGATACTCTTAGCCAGTATTGATGCTGCTAATTTAACTCCAGAAATTGGGAAAAAAATTGAGAGGTCTCTTCTCCAGCCTAGCATTGAGAACACGGTCTTGGGGCGCCTCCGATCCCCTGATCGAATGCCCCCGTGGAGAAACCTATTTGCTTCTGCAGGATTTTCACCTATTGAATTTAGTAATATGGCTGAAATTCAGGCTGAATGTGTTGTTAAGAGAACTCAGGTAGGAGGATTTCACGTTGAGAAGCGCCAGATGTCGCTTGTGCTATGCTGGAAACAGCAGGAGCTCTTGTCAATTTTGGCTTGGAGGTGCTGA
- the LOC104248853 gene encoding scarecrow-like protein 22, which produces MIVIPQSNNLAGAKGVLGVSSYVPSISSSPEAAICNKGLNFTRNESVSVLDARSPSPSASSSSCSYGGQYAGNNGVPGAGAGKIDGRKEELVTELQPFSFELEPEKFNLGFGDLDNLLPELAGSDQTIFRWISGDMEDPSVSLKQLLQGGNANADLGCGVSVAGSFACTDNISFSSSDISLDANIEKIGSVVIDSNNRPNNNFENPNVNLLAKSLPPTLSFHEQQSEEKPQISCPQIMTNQHQFQNSAYVNLFGSSSYNMNQEQPPPKRHNSGILGSSLGFLLPKVPFFNPSGDLLLRKQPLGHMQQQVNLLPPHQFQPTSLFVPKLEAAGGDGNGNLMVPRHQQQEQQFIYDQIFQASELLLAGHFSNAQMILARLNQQLSPIGKPFKRAAFYFKEALQLPFLLPCTSTSFPPRIPTPFDCVLKMDAYKAFSEVSPLIQFMNFTSNQAILEALGDAKQIHIIDFDIGCGAQWSSFMQELPSSNRKATSLKITAFVSPSTHHSVEIGIMHESLTLFANDVGIRFELEVINLDSFDPKTYPLSSLRSSECEAIAINFPIWSISSCLFAFPSLLHCMKQLSPKVVVSLERGCERTELPLKHHLLHALQYYEILLASIDAANLTPDVGKKIERSLLQSSIENMVLGRLRSPNRIPPWRNLFASAGFSPVAFSNLTEIQAECLVKRTQVGGFHVEKRQTSLVLCWKQQELLSALSWRC; this is translated from the coding sequence aTGATTGTAATACCTCAAAGTAATAACCTAGCAGGAGCAAAAGGGGTACTTGGTGTTTCAAGTTATGTACCTTCAATTTCTTCttcaccagaagcagcaatttgTAATAAAGGTTTAAACTTTACAAGAAACGAATCTGTCTCAGTGTTGGATGCAAGAAGTCCTAGTCCTTCAGCTTCATCTTCCTCGTGTTCTTATGGTGGACAATATGCTGGAAATAATGGAGTTCCCGGCGCCGGAGCTGGAAAAATTGACGGCCGGAAAGAGGAGTTGGTTACTGAGCTGCAGCCATTTTCATTTGAGTTGGAGCCAGAAAAATTTAATCTTGGATTTGGGGATTTGGATAATTTGTTGCCGGAACTTGCCGGCTCCGACCAGACCATTTTCCGGTGGATCTCCGGCGATATGGAGGACCCATCAGTTAGCTTGAAACAATTACTCCAAGGAGGAAATGCAAATGCTGATTTGGGTTGTGGAGTTTCAGTTGCAGGTTCTTTTGCTTGTACTGATAATATTTCCTTTTCTAGTTCAGATATTTCTTTAGATGCCAACATTGAGAAAATTGGTTCTGTTGTCATTGACTCAAATAATAGACCAAATAATAACTTTGAAAATCCGAATGTCAATCTTTTGGCCAAGAGTTTACCTCCTACTTTGAGCTTTCACGAACAACAATCAGAAGAGAAGCCTCAAATTTCTTGTCCACAAATAATGACAAACCAACACCAGTTCCAGAATTCCGCTTATGTTAACTTGTTTGGCTCATCATCatacaacatgaatcaagaacagccgCCACCCAAGCGCCACAATTCGGGTATCCTGGGTTCAAGCTTAGGCTTTCTATTGCCTAAAGTTCCGTTCTTTAATCCCAGTGGTGACTTATTGCTGAGGAAACAACCATTGGGACATATGCAGCAACAAGTCAATTTGCTGCCTCCTCACCAGTTTCAGCCAACATCATTATTTGTACCTAAGCTTGAGGCAGCTGGTGGTGATGGTAATGGTAATTTGATGGTGCCTCGTCATCAACAGCAGGAACAACAGTTCATTTATGACCAGATTTTTCAGGCCTCTGAATTATTACTGGCCGGACATTTCTCAAACGCGCAAATGATATTGGCGCGGCTCAATCAACAGCTCTCTCCCATTGGCAAACCCTTCAAGAGGGCTGCTTTTTACTTCAAAGAGGCTTTGCAGTTACCTTTCCTTTTGCCTTGTACATCCACATCTTTTCCACCAAGAATTCCCACCCCATTTGATTGTGTGCTTAAGATGGATGCTTATAAGGCTTTTTCTGAAGTATCTCCACTTATTCAGTTCATGAATTTCACCTCCAATCAAGCTATTCTTGAAGCTCTTGGGGATGCCAAGCAAATTCACATAATAGATTTTGACATTGGCTGTGGTGCTCAATGGTCCTCATTTATGCAAGAACTCCCGAGCAGCAATAGAAAGGCAACTTCTCTAAAGATTACTGCCTTTGTATCTCCTTCAACCCACCACTCCGTTGAGATTGGCATCATGCACGAAAGTTTAACGCTGTTTGCTAATGATGTGGGAATCAGATTTGAGCTGGAAGTTATTAACTTGGATTCCTTTGACCCTAAGACTTATCCCTTATCCTCCTTGAGGTCATCTGAGTGTGAGGCTATTGCTATTAATTTCCCCATCTGGTCTATTTCAAGTTGTCTATTTGCATTTCCTTCACTTCTTCACTGTATGAAGCAGCTTTCACCAAAAGTTGTTGTATCATTGGAACGTGGATGTGAACGTACTGAACTCCCCTTAAAGCATCACCTCCTCCACGCCCTCCAATATTATGAGATACTTTTAGCCAGTATCGATGCTGCTAATTTAACACCAGACGTTGGGAAAAAAATTGAGAGGTCTCTCCTCCAGTCTAGCATTGAGAACATGGTCTTAGGGCGCCTCCGATCCCCTAACCGAATTCCCCCATGGAGAAACCTATTTGCTTCTGCAGGATTTTCACCTGTTGCGTTTAGTAATCTAACTGAAATCCAGGCAGAATGCCTTGTTAAGAGAACTCAGGTAGGAGGATTTCATGTCGAGAAGCGCCAGACGTCACTTGTGCTATGCTGGAAGCAGCAGGAACTCTTGTCAGCTTTGTCTTGGAGGTGCTGA